A genomic window from Streptomyces brevispora includes:
- a CDS encoding tetratricopeptide repeat protein — translation MSDTYYEFGTAAERWERAQFFFESKEYTVAARILGGLVEEVPEQVAPRLLLARAYYHSARLVRAETELRAVLELDPVEYYARLMLGRTLERQGRQTEAATHLRVAAALSGDFTPAGGE, via the coding sequence ATGAGCGACACCTACTACGAGTTCGGTACCGCCGCCGAGCGGTGGGAGCGGGCACAGTTCTTCTTCGAGTCGAAGGAGTACACGGTCGCGGCCCGGATTCTGGGCGGGCTCGTCGAGGAGGTCCCTGAGCAGGTCGCGCCACGGCTGCTGCTGGCCAGGGCCTACTACCACTCCGCGCGGCTCGTCCGGGCCGAGACGGAGCTGCGAGCGGTGCTGGAGCTCGATCCCGTCGAGTACTACGCACGGCTGATGCTCGGTCGCACCCTGGAACGGCAGGGACGCCAGACGGAGGCGGCCACGCACCTGCGGGTCGCGGCCGCGCTGTCCGGGGACTTCACCCCGGCCGGTGGCGAGTAG
- a CDS encoding pirin family protein, protein MSNLDRQAALSVCGGRGFVVAEPVRELLAPRRVKLGESTEVRRLLPNLGRRMVGAWAFVDHYGPDDITDEPGMQVPPHPHMGLQTVSWLHEGEVLHRDSLGSLATIRPYELGLMTSGRAISHSEESPRSHAALLHGAQLWVALPDAHRHVEPHFQHHSDLPTVTAPGLTATVILGDLDGATSPGTTYTPIVGADLALSRGAEARLPLDPDFEYAVLSMSGEAEVDGVPVLPGSMLYLGCGRTELPLRAESDAGLMLVGGEPFEEEIVMWWNFIGRSHEEIAEARRAWAEGSRFGEVHGYDGDRLSAPALSPVALKPRGRVR, encoded by the coding sequence ATGAGCAATCTCGATCGCCAGGCCGCACTCTCCGTCTGTGGAGGGCGCGGCTTCGTCGTCGCCGAACCGGTACGTGAACTCCTCGCCCCGCGCCGCGTGAAGCTGGGGGAGTCCACCGAAGTGCGCAGACTGCTGCCCAACCTGGGCCGCCGCATGGTCGGGGCTTGGGCCTTCGTCGATCATTACGGCCCCGACGACATCACGGACGAACCAGGGATGCAGGTGCCGCCCCACCCCCACATGGGCCTGCAGACGGTCAGCTGGCTGCACGAGGGCGAGGTCCTGCACCGCGACAGCCTCGGCAGCCTGGCGACGATCCGCCCGTACGAACTGGGTCTGATGACCTCCGGCCGGGCGATCAGCCACTCCGAGGAGAGCCCCAGGTCGCACGCCGCGCTGCTGCACGGTGCCCAGCTCTGGGTCGCTCTCCCGGACGCCCACCGCCACGTCGAGCCGCACTTCCAGCACCACTCCGACCTGCCGACGGTCACCGCCCCGGGCCTCACCGCCACCGTGATCCTCGGCGACCTCGACGGTGCGACCTCGCCCGGCACCACGTACACCCCGATCGTCGGCGCGGACCTGGCCCTGAGCCGGGGCGCCGAGGCGCGGCTCCCGCTCGACCCCGACTTCGAGTACGCCGTGCTGTCGATGTCCGGCGAGGCCGAGGTCGACGGCGTGCCCGTCCTGCCTGGCTCGATGCTCTATCTCGGCTGCGGCCGCACGGAACTCCCGCTGCGCGCGGAATCCGATGCCGGTCTGATGCTCGTGGGCGGTGAGCCCTTCGAGGAGGAGATCGTCATGTGGTGGAACTTCATCGGGCGTTCCCACGAGGAAATCGCGGAGGCCCGCCGGGCGTGGGCGGAGGGCTCTCGCTTCGGTGAGGTTCACGGCTACGACGGTGACCGGCTGTCTGCTCCCGCACTGTCGCCGGTGGCGCTGAAACCGCGGGGACGGGTGCGCTGA
- a CDS encoding TIGR02452 family protein — MSARLRGIARETESIVEAGFYRTPQGREVSIVRALTAALSGTRLYGPEPVAVAALDRDRTPVIEVTGESSLRAAARMTGERPGKVAVLNYASARNPGGGYLNGAQAQEEALCRGSALYATLRRAPEYYAHHRAGRSAFYTDRVIHSPGVPVFRDDRGRLLDTPYTAGFLTSPAPNAGVIRRTAPESAHLIPAALASRAERVLEVAAVRGYRRLVLGAWGCGVFQNDPAEVAGVFRTLLTDGGRFAGHFEQVVFGILDRDGESPTRAAFDGTFEVVADRNADVEP, encoded by the coding sequence GTGAGCGCCCGGCTGCGCGGCATCGCGCGTGAGACCGAGTCCATTGTCGAGGCGGGCTTCTACCGCACGCCGCAGGGGCGGGAAGTGAGCATCGTGCGGGCCCTGACGGCCGCCCTCTCGGGGACCAGGTTGTACGGCCCCGAGCCGGTTGCGGTGGCGGCGCTGGACCGTGACCGCACACCGGTCATCGAGGTCACCGGGGAGAGCAGCCTGCGGGCGGCCGCCCGGATGACCGGCGAACGGCCGGGCAAGGTGGCCGTCCTGAACTACGCCTCCGCCCGCAACCCCGGGGGCGGATACCTCAACGGGGCCCAGGCGCAGGAGGAGGCGCTGTGCCGCGGCTCAGCGCTGTACGCCACCCTGCGCCGGGCCCCGGAGTACTACGCGCACCATCGCGCCGGACGCAGTGCTTTCTACACCGACCGGGTCATTCACTCACCGGGCGTGCCGGTCTTCCGCGACGACCGCGGCCGACTGCTCGACACCCCGTACACGGCGGGATTCCTCACCTCGCCCGCCCCCAACGCCGGGGTGATCCGGCGTACTGCCCCCGAGTCGGCGCACCTCATTCCCGCCGCGCTCGCCTCACGGGCCGAGCGGGTGCTGGAGGTCGCGGCGGTACGCGGATACCGCAGGCTGGTGCTGGGTGCCTGGGGGTGCGGTGTGTTCCAGAACGACCCGGCCGAGGTGGCGGGCGTCTTCCGCACCCTGCTCACTGACGGCGGCCGGTTCGCGGGCCACTTCGAGCAGGTCGTCTTCGGCATTCTCGACCGCGACGGCGAATCGCCCACCAGGGCAGCCTTCGATGGCACGTTCGAGGTGGTGGCCGACCGTAACGCTGACGTTGAGCCATAG
- a CDS encoding dihydrolipoyl dehydrogenase family protein, translating into MTHAVESVEYDVVVIGAGPVGENVADRARAAGLSTAIVESELIGGECSYWACMPSKALLRPVVARADARRVPGLAGSVQGPLDTAAVLAHRDVYASHWKDDGQVAWLESIGADIYRGIGRLTGTKEVSVTAPDGAEHRFTARHAVAVSTGSRAVVPALPGIADARPWTSREATSAKEVPGRLVVVGGGVVGVEMATVWGALGAEVTMLVRGKGLLPRMEPFAGELVAEALTEAGADVRFGVSATSLRRPAPDGPVTVELDNGESVEADEILFATGRAPRTDDLGLETVNLKPGSWLTVDESCRVEGTDWLYAVGDVNHRALLTHQGKYQARIAGAAIAARAQGIPLLETDRWGAHAATADHAAVSQVVFTDPEAASVGLTLAEAEQAGHRVRAVDHDLGAVAGAGLYADGYRGRARMIVDLDREILLGVTFVGPGIGELLHSATVAVAGEVPIERLWHAVPAYPTISEIWLRLLETYRGA; encoded by the coding sequence ATGACACATGCTGTGGAGTCTGTGGAGTACGACGTCGTGGTCATCGGTGCAGGTCCGGTGGGTGAGAACGTGGCGGACCGGGCCCGGGCCGCCGGGCTGAGCACCGCCATCGTGGAGTCCGAGCTCATCGGCGGTGAGTGTTCGTACTGGGCCTGTATGCCGAGCAAGGCCCTGCTGCGCCCGGTCGTCGCCCGCGCCGACGCCCGTCGCGTCCCCGGCCTCGCCGGATCCGTACAGGGGCCGCTGGACACCGCGGCCGTCCTCGCCCACCGGGACGTGTACGCATCCCATTGGAAGGACGACGGGCAGGTGGCCTGGCTGGAGAGCATCGGCGCGGACATCTACCGCGGCATCGGCCGCCTGACCGGAACGAAGGAGGTCTCCGTCACGGCGCCCGACGGCGCGGAGCACCGGTTCACCGCCCGGCACGCCGTCGCCGTGTCCACCGGCAGCCGGGCCGTGGTGCCCGCTCTGCCCGGCATCGCCGACGCCCGTCCCTGGACGAGCCGTGAGGCGACGAGCGCCAAGGAGGTGCCCGGACGGCTCGTCGTCGTCGGCGGGGGAGTGGTCGGCGTGGAGATGGCAACCGTGTGGGGCGCCCTGGGCGCCGAGGTCACCATGCTGGTCCGCGGCAAGGGGCTGCTGCCCCGGATGGAGCCGTTCGCCGGTGAGCTGGTCGCGGAGGCGCTGACCGAGGCCGGAGCCGATGTCCGCTTCGGCGTCTCGGCCACCTCCCTGCGGCGCCCGGCCCCGGACGGACCGGTCACCGTCGAACTCGACAACGGCGAAAGTGTCGAGGCCGACGAGATCCTCTTCGCCACCGGCCGCGCGCCGCGCACCGATGACCTGGGACTGGAGACGGTGAACCTGAAGCCCGGTTCCTGGCTCACCGTGGACGAAAGCTGCCGGGTCGAGGGCACCGACTGGCTCTATGCCGTCGGTGACGTCAACCATCGGGCGCTCCTGACCCACCAGGGCAAGTACCAGGCCCGCATCGCCGGAGCCGCGATCGCCGCCCGGGCCCAGGGCATCCCGCTGCTGGAGACCGACCGCTGGGGCGCCCACGCGGCCACCGCCGACCACGCGGCCGTTTCCCAGGTCGTCTTCACCGACCCGGAGGCCGCCTCGGTCGGCCTCACCCTCGCCGAGGCGGAACAGGCCGGACACCGGGTCCGGGCCGTCGATCACGACCTCGGAGCGGTGGCGGGCGCCGGCCTGTACGCGGACGGCTACCGGGGCCGTGCCCGCATGATCGTCGACCTCGACCGGGAGATCCTGCTCGGGGTCACTTTCGTGGGCCCAGGGATCGGCGAACTGCTGCACTCGGCGACGGTCGCGGTCGCGGGGGAAGTCCCGATCGAGCGGCTCTGGCACGCGGTCCCCGCCTACCCGACGATCAGCGAGATCTGGCTGCGGCTCCTGGAGACGTACCGGGGCGCGTAG
- a CDS encoding DUF2690 domain-containing protein, with translation MSEVMCVHGIRRWGTTTAALALLAGVLQGITASPAAAEFDCFRDTCSGKDPIAMGCDNDAEILQQVTMADESVSVRLLWSPMCQGVWAKVSRDLDTSPASVYLTLWTTRDPDGGVQAGDSPAVLGSGVAGAYTKMQNWKKTTAKACWNDVDTAFDPAPTKYTIQSPAKENDWPVDASLAVLHGSCTDWM, from the coding sequence ATGTCTGAGGTGATGTGTGTGCACGGCATACGTAGATGGGGGACGACGACAGCAGCACTGGCGCTGCTGGCCGGAGTACTCCAAGGAATCACGGCCTCACCGGCCGCGGCGGAATTCGACTGCTTTCGGGACACGTGCTCGGGAAAGGACCCCATTGCGATGGGGTGCGACAATGACGCCGAAATTCTTCAACAGGTGACTATGGCGGACGAGTCGGTCTCGGTACGGCTGCTCTGGTCGCCGATGTGTCAGGGCGTATGGGCAAAGGTCTCACGCGATCTCGATACGTCGCCCGCCTCCGTGTATCTGACACTGTGGACGACACGCGATCCCGACGGCGGTGTTCAGGCCGGTGACAGTCCGGCCGTTCTCGGCAGCGGCGTGGCAGGCGCCTACACCAAGATGCAGAACTGGAAGAAGACGACGGCGAAGGCGTGCTGGAACGACGTCGATACCGCGTTCGACCCCGCACCGACGAAATACACCATCCAGAGCCCCGCCAAGGAAAACGACTGGCCGGTCGACGCGAGCCTCGCGGTCCTGCACGGCAGCTGCACGGACTGGATGTGA
- a CDS encoding CbtB domain-containing protein, with translation MAQTAAPATGAPAITPISLKAIAPWAVFFGIVMLILLYFVGAEQGATALISGEGVHEWVHDGRHLLGFPCH, from the coding sequence ATGGCACAGACTGCTGCCCCCGCCACCGGCGCACCCGCCATCACCCCCATCTCACTGAAGGCCATTGCCCCTTGGGCGGTCTTCTTCGGCATCGTCATGCTGATCCTGCTGTACTTCGTCGGCGCCGAGCAGGGCGCCACCGCCCTCATCTCCGGTGAAGGCGTGCACGAGTGGGTCCACGACGGCCGTCACCTGCTCGGTTTCCCCTGCCACTGA
- a CDS encoding LacI family DNA-binding transcriptional regulator produces MSQLPEQPTEGPVPTSADVARLAGVSRATVSYVLNNNAAVRISDPTRRRVREAATELGYVPHAAARSLRAGHSRMVLLPTGNFPAAPLHHHFLHELEAGLRRLDYTVVQYGSLGLDAEDAARAWAELRPVAVIAPGSVPLTPQGIAVLRRSGAKAVFTLGPEPVAGAHALIMDQRQVGGCAVRHLMERGRRRIGVVMPEEPALALFAEPRLAGARQAASAGTARIEPLPLHHDEESAAALAARWRTLGLDAVFAYDDLHAMLLMRALQDAGIEVPGETAVVGADDLMLGRLLRPRLSSVRMELDTVQPLADLVDRLVRRPGKEPERHDLLRATAVHRESS; encoded by the coding sequence ATGAGTCAGTTACCCGAGCAGCCCACCGAAGGCCCCGTCCCGACCAGCGCCGATGTGGCGCGGCTCGCCGGGGTGTCCCGGGCCACCGTGTCGTACGTACTGAACAACAACGCGGCCGTCCGGATCAGTGATCCGACCCGCCGCCGCGTGCGGGAGGCGGCCACCGAACTCGGCTACGTACCGCACGCGGCCGCCCGGAGCCTGCGCGCCGGACACTCCCGCATGGTGTTGCTGCCCACCGGGAACTTCCCGGCCGCTCCGCTGCACCACCACTTCCTGCACGAGCTGGAAGCCGGTCTGCGCCGCCTCGACTACACCGTGGTCCAGTACGGCTCCCTCGGACTCGACGCCGAGGACGCGGCCCGCGCCTGGGCCGAGCTCCGGCCCGTCGCCGTCATCGCACCCGGTTCCGTCCCCCTCACCCCGCAGGGCATAGCCGTTCTCCGGCGCTCCGGTGCCAAGGCGGTGTTCACGCTCGGACCGGAACCGGTGGCGGGCGCCCACGCCCTGATCATGGATCAGCGTCAGGTCGGCGGCTGCGCGGTCCGGCACCTGATGGAGCGCGGCCGGCGCCGGATCGGCGTGGTCATGCCCGAGGAACCCGCCCTGGCACTGTTCGCCGAACCCAGACTCGCCGGTGCCCGGCAGGCCGCGTCGGCCGGCACGGCCCGGATCGAGCCACTGCCGCTGCACCACGACGAGGAATCCGCCGCCGCGCTCGCCGCCCGCTGGCGCACACTCGGCCTGGACGCCGTCTTCGCCTACGACGACCTCCACGCGATGCTCCTGATGCGGGCGCTGCAGGACGCCGGCATCGAGGTACCAGGCGAAACCGCCGTGGTGGGCGCGGATGATCTGATGCTGGGGAGGCTGCTGAGGCCCAGGCTCAGCAGCGTACGGATGGAACTGGATACGGTGCAGCCGCTCGCCGATCTGGTCGACCGCCTGGTGCGGCGTCCCGGTAAGGAACCCGAGCGCCACGACCTGCTGCGGGCCACGGCCGTCCACCGGGAATCCAGCTGA
- a CDS encoding type II toxin-antitoxin system PemK/MazF family toxin → MTIQHRSDINDGSPDSPGRTGPGATSQADPHDVGPVRAVYAPDRDGAPDPGEIVWTFVPFEENDGRGKDRPVLVVAREATGTLLAVQLSSKQHDQDREWVALGAGPWDSSGRPSWVDLDRVLRVHEAGMRREACALDRDRFDLVAGRLRELYGWR, encoded by the coding sequence ATGACCATCCAGCACCGCAGCGACATCAATGACGGTTCGCCCGACTCCCCCGGCCGTACCGGTCCCGGCGCCACTTCCCAGGCCGACCCGCACGACGTGGGCCCGGTCCGCGCCGTGTACGCCCCCGACCGGGACGGCGCCCCCGACCCCGGCGAAATCGTCTGGACCTTTGTGCCGTTCGAGGAGAACGACGGACGCGGCAAGGACCGCCCGGTTCTAGTCGTGGCACGTGAGGCGACGGGCACCCTGCTCGCCGTACAGCTCTCCAGCAAGCAGCACGACCAGGACCGCGAATGGGTGGCGTTGGGGGCCGGCCCCTGGGACAGCTCGGGCCGCCCGTCCTGGGTCGATCTGGACCGGGTGCTGCGGGTGCACGAGGCCGGGATGCGACGCGAGGCGTGCGCCCTGGACCGGGACAGGTTCGACCTGGTCGCCGGGCGGCTGCGGGAGCTCTACGGCTGGAGGTGA
- the trxA gene encoding thioredoxin produces the protein MSTVELTKENFDQVVSANEFVLIDFWASWCGPCRQFAPVYDSASERHADLVFAKVDTEAQQELAAAFEIRSIPTLMIVRDNVAVFSQPGALPEAALEDVIGQARKLDMDEVRKSIEDQQKDQK, from the coding sequence ATGAGCACCGTAGAGCTCACCAAGGAAAACTTCGATCAGGTCGTCAGTGCGAACGAGTTCGTCCTGATCGACTTCTGGGCTTCCTGGTGCGGCCCGTGTCGGCAGTTCGCGCCGGTCTACGACTCGGCGTCCGAGCGTCACGCCGATCTGGTCTTCGCCAAGGTCGACACGGAGGCGCAGCAGGAGCTGGCCGCGGCCTTCGAGATCCGTTCGATTCCGACGCTCATGATCGTCCGGGACAATGTGGCGGTCTTCTCGCAGCCGGGCGCGCTGCCCGAGGCCGCGCTGGAGGACGTCATCGGCCAGGCCCGGAAGCTGGACATGGACGAGGTCCGCAAGTCCATCGAGGACCAGCAGAAGGACCAGAAGTAG
- a CDS encoding histidine phosphatase family protein — protein MTVRVMLISPAMNAALREARFASDAPLDGSGLRQAHAAADAVPDADLCLRGPSLRCAATADALGLRSDTEHALRDWEMGRWSGARLAEVGADEPDQVAAWLADPSVAPHGGESLLDLCARAGAWLDSLNGSDSGRVLGVAEPAVIRAAAVHALALPPQVFWRLDVAPLTVTEFSGRSGRWNLRCGRPLTPEPRS, from the coding sequence ATGACAGTACGGGTGATGTTGATCTCACCAGCGATGAACGCCGCACTGCGTGAGGCCCGGTTCGCGAGTGACGCACCGCTCGACGGCTCCGGGCTCCGGCAGGCCCACGCCGCCGCGGACGCGGTGCCTGACGCGGACCTGTGCCTGCGGGGTCCGTCCCTGCGCTGCGCCGCCACCGCGGACGCGCTCGGGCTCCGGTCCGATACCGAGCACGCCCTCCGGGACTGGGAGATGGGCCGCTGGTCCGGCGCACGACTGGCCGAGGTAGGTGCGGACGAGCCGGATCAGGTGGCGGCCTGGCTGGCGGATCCGTCCGTCGCTCCGCACGGGGGCGAGTCGCTGCTGGACCTGTGCGCCCGAGCGGGCGCGTGGCTCGACTCCCTGAACGGCAGTGATTCCGGGCGGGTGCTGGGGGTGGCCGAGCCCGCCGTGATCCGCGCCGCGGCCGTCCATGCGCTGGCACTCCCGCCGCAGGTCTTCTGGCGGCTGGACGTGGCCCCTCTGACGGTGACGGAGTTCAGCGGCAGGTCGGGGCGGTGGAACCTGCGCTGCGGCCGGCCACTCACCCCGGAGCCGCGGAGCTGA
- a CDS encoding CbtA family protein, with translation MNSISVRALLVRGMLAGLVAGALALLVAYFLGESRVDAAIALEETHSHDHGGGEELVSRTMQSTAGLATGVLVFGVAIGGIAALVFCYALGRMGRFGPRATAALIAGAALLTVYIVPFLKYPANPPAVGNPDTIGKRTTLFFLMVALSVLLAVAAVIIGKRLAPRLGAWNATITAAAGYVLLIGLAYAFLPSFNEVGKDFPAALLWQFRLATLAVQFTLWTTFGLVFGYLTERLLVPRAGAVTAGRGTADRAAAAAG, from the coding sequence ATGAACTCCATATCTGTCAGAGCTCTGCTGGTCCGCGGCATGCTGGCCGGCCTCGTCGCGGGCGCGCTCGCCCTGCTCGTCGCCTACTTCCTCGGCGAGTCCCGGGTGGACGCGGCCATCGCCCTCGAAGAGACGCACAGCCACGACCACGGCGGCGGCGAGGAACTGGTCAGCCGCACCATGCAGTCCACCGCGGGCCTCGCCACCGGCGTACTCGTCTTCGGGGTGGCCATCGGCGGCATCGCCGCACTCGTCTTCTGCTACGCGCTCGGCCGGATGGGCCGGTTCGGCCCGCGGGCCACAGCGGCGTTGATCGCGGGAGCGGCCTTGCTGACCGTGTACATCGTGCCGTTCCTGAAGTACCCGGCGAACCCGCCGGCTGTCGGCAACCCCGACACCATCGGCAAGCGCACCACGCTGTTCTTCCTGATGGTCGCTCTCAGCGTGCTGCTGGCCGTCGCCGCCGTCATCATCGGCAAGCGGCTGGCTCCCCGCCTGGGCGCCTGGAACGCGACGATCACCGCAGCGGCCGGCTACGTCCTGCTCATCGGCCTCGCCTATGCCTTCCTGCCCTCGTTCAACGAGGTCGGAAAGGACTTCCCGGCCGCCCTGCTGTGGCAGTTCCGGCTGGCCACGCTCGCGGTCCAGTTCACCCTCTGGACCACCTTCGGCCTGGTCTTCGGCTACCTCACCGAACGGCTGCTGGTGCCGAGGGCCGGGGCGGTCACGGCCGGACGCGGAACGGCGGACCGAGCCGCAGCCGCCGCAGGCTGA